ATACATTttacatattaaattaaaaataataaaaataaaacatgtacAATTAGGCACTAAAATAGTTAAAATCAGGGAATTTCCTATATTACTCCTCGCGATGTTTACATCATAGAAACACCAACGATTTCTGGCTCCCCTTATGCTTATTAAATTTTGTGTCCCTACACTAACAGAAAACTTACTCCATATACTAACAAAACAAACAGAAAACTTACTCCATATACTAACAAAACACTCTATACAATGCTATATACTTTTATCTATTCCCTCTTATACACCGATCGAGAGCTAAAATTACAACATCATACAAATGGAAGGCTCTCTTTCTCACCCTCTTATTGAAGATCGATATTCCAATCACAATAGAGAATCCCAAACAATAACTCAATCCAAGTCCGATTGCCCATCCTATCATTTGACCATCTGAGTTCTCTGCTTCACCACTTCTCTCAATACTTGTGCAGTTGCCATAGCCAGAAGAGTTGTTGCAGACGGTTACATTGGTAAATGGAATCCCACTTAGCTTAGGATTGCCCAAGTAGGACGACTCCCCAAACGTTAGAAACTGCCCCCCGTGGGGTAAGATAGATTTAAGAACTGCAAATAACTCAGCAACTGAAGTTCTAATGGAATGTTGCCATTCAGCCTGTTTAGCGAGAGGTCCAAAGACTCTAGCTGATCCATGCGTCCCAATGTTTTTGGGATTCGGCCACTGAGATGATTCCTTGAAAGGTTAAGGGCTATCAAGCCTTGAAGAGATCCCATTTCGGGAGGAATGCTCCCAGataagttgttgtttgaaagatCAATACATTTAAGAATGAAAAGAACTTTCACAAATTCAACATCCCAACCTTCCCAGGAAATTTTAATCTGATTTGTATATGTAGCACCAATTGAAGTGCATTCTTCGAGATAGTCTGGATTACTTTGCGATGCATTGACCATTGCGAGCAAATTTGTAAGGTTTCTTGGAATGGGTCCTGAAAGGTTGTTGCCAGAAAGATCCAGAATTTGAAGATTCGGAAGGCCAATTACCTGGCGTGGGGAAGGGTGCCTTCCAAATCATTATTTCCCAAATCCAATACTTGCAGAGATCAGCCTTCTGAAATGGATGAGGGAATAACTCCTCTCAAATGATTACCATTGAGCTTCAATGTATGAATCTTTGTAATGTTGCCCCACTCTGCTGGCAATTTACCTTCCAGATGATTTTCTGCCAAATCTAGAGCACTAAGAGAAGAACTATTCCTGGTTAAATGAGGAGGAATGACACTGCTCAGCGGATTTTTTGAAAGGTCAAGAACCTGCAAATATGGAGTGCAAATAGAATCTGGAATCGCTCCGCTGAGATTATTCCGCGACAAGGATAAGAACCTTGCATTTTCAAGATACGCACCGATGTGACTAGGAATAGAACCATTAAACTGATTCATCGACAGATCCAGCAGATAAGCTCGAGCGAGAGGAAGAGGACGAGCACCTTTTAAGCTATTATTGTGCAAATCTAGATAGTAAGGTTACTCTAGATGGCAATGACCCAGTTAATTGATTACGGCTGGGTAAGTTCCATATCCAAGATGGAATATTGTTTGGATACTGTTAGCAGATAGGTCCAGAATTTCCAAGTTATATTGGGTCACAAGGAAGGATGGAATTCTATCTAAATTGCAAGAACCTAGTCCCAAAGAGGAAAGCTTAAACTGCGGAATCCATGTTGAGTCAATGTTGCCAcccttaaacagcacacactaagcgTTGACCGCTTAGTATGGCAGGTGAGCTGGCACGGTTGCAAATGCTCTGACAAACGTATGCAAACTGTGGAAGCACAGACAAGCCGttgaattttaaataatatatttattattgatgGTCTCTTACTTTTtatctaaaattaaaatataatatatatatatatatatatatataatttttaaaataaataaataaatatgatgttcTAGAGAACATAATATATCTTGAGATGgtatcattttttgaaattttttaattattaaagaaaatgtaaatttttgaaatataatttaatatttttatttaaaatttaaataaaaacataaaatgcaTTAAAAATTTATGTCACTTTCATGTACTTCAAGTTTAAAAGTTAGACCAAAGGCTAGTGCTATTCATTTCTTTTATCATGATGTGTCACAGTACTTGGATTTCACCTAGTTGAATGTCCTTAATTTTAAATCAAGTTTTAGTTGATGTAACTCTAATTCCTTAAATGATAACAATTAAGGTATTATACATTTTTAACATACTAATTCATAAAACATAACAAATTCCCTTACTCATATAAAGGGCTTGTTGCAATTGAACACTcgattaaacaaataattttattggTCACATCACATGTCaaattaaagataataaatccCTAAGGCATgctaatttattttaattagattTACAGAGCCTAATCATCCTTAATTATGCACTATATTGAACCATTTAATAAACTAATTTAATGAAGCATAAATTCAAGGATGACAGAAACATAATGTGTGCAACTTTGATTTAATTGGGTTTATGATTGAGGGCATATTTATTATGAAAATATTCCTAGTAAGCTCTATAACCAATTATAGATTGTCTCTAAGTTGATAAAAAATGGCTCTATAaacttataaataataataatgactGTAACGTGTTAATATGTAATGAGTTCTTAAAATATCCATTTAACTatacaaataatttaaatattccATAAGAAATAGTGAGAAACCACATGTAAGTGAATTGGAGCAACAAATTATGAACCAATTTTGAGGGTTTGGTAAACCATCATTAGCATAATCACCATGAATTCGATGAAAAATATAATTGAGAAATAAACTAGCAATGGTTAGGAAAAATTCCAAGAAAAGGTGcacaaaaaggcaagaagaatcttTCTAATTTGAACAACTCCATAGGAAGAAGTACACTTATACAAAAAGAATACATGAATATCATGAGtggcaaaaaggaaagaaaagaatgtcatttttttttaataatcaatcatatctcaacaatttttttttttaataatgtcgATGAAAATAGTTCTTGAAACAGACTAATGAATCTTTCACCTTTCAAGAAAGGAAATCAACGTTAAGAGAAGCAAGTGAGGCTAGGGAAAATTAACAATAATTCTATTCCATCAATCAAGATCCTCATCTAATAATTTGTGCCTAGAGAATGATATTCATATTTCATTTGGTTTGCTCTTGACTAGAGAATGAAATTCATCTTTCATTTATTTTGctcaaattataaattttattggcTCCTACCTtgaaaaaggaaaatgaaaaattaaattgaaaatcaaattgcAGAATCCTATACACTGAAATTCCTCTCAAGAGGATTCTTTCTAGTAGAATTATCTAATAAAATGGAAAGGGATAATGACCTTAATGGAGGGCCAAGGATGTCAAATGGTGTAGGCCTCTTCTTGAAAAATTGTCAATTGTTTTGACTTATTAGATCTTAAAATCCAATAAATTTCAATGTATTTAGAATTTATAGTCTTCTTCAAGAATAATGGTAATGCACAATCTTGGAGTAGATTGACATTTcactttaaaaaaattgaaatcttaGATGAATTAATTGTGTAGGGAGATTCAAGGATTTATGCAAGGGTATGTATAAGGAGAGATTTGTCCAAATGCTAATCAAATGTATAGTTTAATATAGCTAGATATAATTAGTTTATAGGAAGTTAGGTTAAACCAATCTTTTGTACAtgcattataaataaaaaattcattacaGAAAAAATAATAGATAGAATATCTCAcaaattttttaatgaaatgataCAGAAAAGAATTAGGCAAGCCTAAGGAATCAAAAatcaacacaacacaaatattaaAGGAAATGATGAGATTATAAATATACTAATTAAACTATTTGATTCATAAAGTAGTGCCTTCAAATCAATTAGCATTGAGATTGTTAAAAGTTGATTTCTTATTCTTCTTTGGATAATAAAGATGAAAATTTCTCTTTTTTCATATATATTGAAGAATGAAATTGTCCTCCTCTTTCTTTATTGGTAGAGAACAAGAGTTATCATAAGAGCcaaggactaaggggtatccaAATTCACCCGAGGCACGATCTCGACCTCATCCTATTTCAAGATGTTGGAGCCATGCACTTAGCAAGACTTGATCCTTGATGGGTTCATTAAGAACCATTCGACTTCACCAACAATTGAAGGGCCCATTGACTATAGTTAATAATTTCAATCCTTTTCTTCATAAGAAACATC
This genomic stretch from Cryptomeria japonica chromosome 8, Sugi_1.0, whole genome shotgun sequence harbors:
- the LOC131857851 gene encoding receptor like protein 21-like; translation: MNQFNGSIPSHIGAYLENARFLSLSRNNLSGAIPDSICTPYLQVLDLSKNPLSSVIPPHLTRNSSSLSALDLAENHLEGKLPAEWGNITKIHTLKLNGPIPRNLTNLLAMVNASQSNPDYLEECTSIGATYTNQIKISWEGWDVEFVKVLFILKCIDLSNNNLSGSIPPEMGSLQGLIALNLSRNHLSGRIPKTLGRMDQLESLDLSLNRLNVLKSILPHGGQFLTFGESSYLGNPKLSGIPFTNVTVCNNSSGYGNCTSIERSGEAENSDGQMIGWAIGLGLSYCLGFSIVIGISIFNKRYMESAQEAKLGFRGPSSQAMLMWVRAGGGSVGCRGKTEEEGVARARWWLWGWSPGGGRVERGWGFAVVAKAFLGVWGFRWADPWWYE